One Dama dama isolate Ldn47 chromosome 31, ASM3311817v1, whole genome shotgun sequence genomic window carries:
- the TRMT10C gene encoding tRNA methyltransferase 10 homolog C: protein MSVSITFLRPFARVLVPFTLHRKRRVLYSTILRRYMSSKIPAASYPNKESTPPPEELELDRWKITMKSSVQEEDVSTVSSIEGEDPLAATRELVEMWRLLGKEVPEHFSEEELKTLMECVSKSSKRKYLKYLYIKEKMKKARQIKKEMKKAEKEEVKKELLPETIKEDKPQNFLFLRLWDRNMDIAMGWKGAQAMQFGQPLVFDMAYDDYMKPKELQNAVSQLLESEGCNRRDIDPFHIYFCNLKTDGAYYKELVKRYGEKWNKLLLTATEKSHVDLFPKDSIIYLTADSPNVMTTFKHDKIYIVGSFVDKNMQPGTSLAKAKRLKLATECLPLDKYLQWDTGTKNLTLDQMIRILLCLKNTGSWEEALKFVPRRKHAGYLEISQHSQEFLNRMKKSKTFNSFPRGSINRHRKSSLKENI from the coding sequence ATGAGTGTCAGTATCACCTTCTTAAGACCTTTTGCCAGAGTTTTAGTGCCATTTACCCTTCATAGGAAGAGAAGGGTTTTATATTCAACAATTCTGCGGAGATACATGTCTTCCAAAATACCAGCTGCATCCTATCCTAATAAGGAGAGTACACCACCTCCTGAAGAGCTGGAGTTGGATAGGTGGAAAATTACAATGAAATCTAGTGTGCAAGAAGAGGATGTTTCAACAGTCTCAAGTATCGAGGGTGAAGATCCTCTAGCTGCCACCAGGGAGTTAGTTGAGATGTGGAGGTTGCTTGGCAAAGAAGTACCAGAACACTTCAGTGAAGAAGAGCTCAAAACGCTTATGGAATGTGTTTCTAagtcatcaaaaagaaaatatttaaaatacttatatattaaggaaaaaatgaaaaaagccagacaaataaaaaaggaaatgaaaaaagcagaaaaagaagaagttAAAAAAGAGCTGCTACCAGAAACCATTAAGGAAGATAAACCGCAAAACTTTCTATTTCTACGACTTTGGGATAGGAATATGGACATTGCAATGGGCTGGAAAGGTGCCCAGGCCATGCAGTTTGGACAGCCTTTGGTTTTTGACATGGCTTATGATGACTATATGAAACCAAAAGAATTGCAGAATGCTGTTTCCCAACTTTTAGAAAGTGAAGGATGTAACAGAAGAGATATTGATCCTTTCCATATTTATTTCTGCAATCTTAAAACAGACGGTGCCTACTATAAAGAGTTAGTTAAACGTTATGGAGAAAAATGGAACAAATTGCTTTTAACAGCAACAGAAAAGTCTCATGTAGATTTGTTTCCAAAAGATAGTATTATATATTTAACTGCAGATTCTCCCAATGTTATGACTACTTTCAAACATGACAAAATTTATATAGTGGGGTCGTTTGTTGATAAGAATATGCAGCCAGGCACATCCCTAGCCAAAGCAAAACGGCTGAAGCTGGCAACAGAATGCCTTCCATTAGATAAATATCTGCAGTGGGACACTGGTACCAAAAATCTCACTTTAGATCAAATGATACGTATTTTgttatgtctgaaaaatactggTAGCTGGGAAGAGGCTCTGAAGTTTGTTCCTAGGAGAAAACATGCTGGTTATCTGGAGATTTCTCAGCATTCTCAAGAGTTTCTCAAcagaatgaagaaatcaaagacttTTAATTCATTTCCAAGGGGCTCtataaatagacacagaaaaagcagcTTGAAGGAGAACATTTGA